Genomic segment of Coturnix japonica isolate 7356 chromosome 24, Coturnix japonica 2.1, whole genome shotgun sequence:
CCATTATCCGCCATTAGCCGCCATGGCGCCCGTCGCACCCCCCGTCGCATGGCAacgccccccccctccccgctctCACCTGGCGCCGCGGCCCCATCTGGACTCGCCCTCCTTGTGCCGCTCTGCGCATGCGCCGCTCCGCCCTCTGATGGGCTGTGGGTGGGAGAACGGCACGCGATTGGCCCGCCCCCTTCCCTGCCGCTCTGCCATTGGCTGCGTCACGGAAGGGGCGGGGATTTCCACCGGGGTGATGGGGATGAAGAAGAAAGCGCGTGTGCGAGAAGTAGCGCTGATCTCGCGATACTTCGCGTGTGGAGCTGGTAGGGACAGGTAAATAATGGAGAGAGAGCCGGGGAGGGCGGGGTGAAAGGGGTGTTAAAGGGGGAATTGTTGGTGTTAAAGGGGGTTGGTGGGAGGCACGGAGCGGGGCAggccctgctgggtgctgtaTGGGGTCggctgggtgctgtgtggggGTCGGTGCCGCTGGGAGGGCCTGGATCTGGGCCTAGGCCTAGGCCTAGGTCTGGTCTAGGCCTGGGCCGTGGGCTGGGTTTAGGCCTAGGCTTAGGTCTGGTCTAGGCCTTGGTCTAGGCCTTAGGCTGGGTCTAGGCCTGGGCCTGGCTCTAGGTCAGGATCTAGGCCTGGTCCTGCTGAGGGCCGGgatgtgtgtgttgtgttgtgtacAATGTTGCCCTGCGTTTCCCCACCCCACAGGATCCATCCCCCTGCACTCTGGTTATCCCTGGTCCGGGTATGAGGGGCTTTCCTGCTCTGCCATCACGCCCTGCAGGTGAGTGTGTTGCTGGATGGGTTCAATTCACTGCCCTAGGGAGCAAAGGGGGTTGGACGTGCACGATGTCAGCAGTCCCAAGGGCTCAGGGGATGCAGCTGGATGATGTGCTTGGAGCTGGGTCTGAAACTGGGGGAAGCTGGGCCTGGAGCTGGGGGGAAATCTGAGGAAgaagggtggtggtggggagctGGTGTTCTTGAGGAAGCCTTGCTTGGGCTTCAGCTCTTGCAGCAAGTTACACGGCATGGCAGCTAGCACAAACATCCCTGTTGCAGGTGAGGAGGAAAaagctggggctgccccacagcacagggtCGGGTGATACATGGGGCTGCCCTGCTGCGTGCCCCTCAAAGCCCCCAGTCCCATGCAGTCCCCCCAGGTCATGGTGAAATCCCACATGCAGCCTGCACCGAGTGCAAGGGGAAGTGAATCTGTCTGCCCGTCCCCTTTGCTTGTGTGGGTTTACAGGAGTGTTGCTATGGAGTGAACATCGTGGCCACAGAACGACCCAATTGGAGGTGGTTCTGGGGCTGAGACCCCTGTAGCTGCATGTCTATGGGgtgcagctgcactgagcatCTTTGGGTgcattgttctttctttcccctctgcaTTTCTCCTTGCAGGAGAGGTTTCATGCAGGAGCTTGGAGGCTGAGCGGTGCAGTGCCTGTTATGGCCGGTGAGCTATTTGCTGGGGGAGGGGAGCTGGAAGGGAGGGAAGTGGGGAAGAACCCCAAGGTTTGCTATGCACTGTGGGGACTCACAGAGGCAGGTGGTGGTTGGGCAGTCGAGAGCCTTTAAGGGATGTGAGGCAGGGGGCTGCTCAAGAGGATGTGGCTTCTGGGGCCTTAGTGCTGAGCCTCCCTTCTGTCCCCTCACTTCAGGATGGTTTAGGCGGCTCCTGCAGAAGCCCAGGCAGAGCTCCATCCACACATCGAGCAGCTCTCATAGCACTGCCAGCCACTCACTTCCATcctcaccctcctcctcctcctcttcctctgcttgGAACTCCaactcctccagcagcaccagcacagctcagcctgacTGCCCAGCCCCAGTGGATATCATCAGCTCAAGTGACGCACGCTGGGTGAAGAGATACGATGTGTGCATCTGTCATAGTGAGGTGGACCTGGAGTTTGTGGAGGAGCTGGTGTCCTACCTGGAGAGCCAGCCCCAGAGCCTGcgctgcttcctgcagctgcgGGACAGCGTGGCAGGCGGTGCTGTGGTGACAGAGCTGTGTGAGGCTGTGCAGAACAGCCACTGCTGGGTGATGCTCATCACCCCCAGCTTCCTGCAGGACCCCTGGTGCAGGTACCAGATGCACCAGGCTCTAGCAGAGGCCCCGATGGCCGGCGGGCGAACCATCCCTGTGCTGAAGGACATTGACAGGAAGGATTACCCCAAGGAGCTGAGGAACCTCTACTACATCTACACGGCTCTCAAGGAGAACTGCTTCAGGAGGATCAGGGACACTGTGCTGCGCTGTGAGTACCTACAGCCCGTACCATGGGGGTGGAACGTTACCCCTGTGCCCACACATCCCTCAGTtgggctgtggggtgctggATCCCTGCGCTCTGCTTGTGTGATTAGTTTAAAAGGTTGATTGGAGATTGATCAGCCTACTAATGGGGCCTGTCTGCTGCCTCCACAGACCTGGAAGAGCTGTGCCGGAGCTCCACGAGTGGGATGGAGTAGTGTCAACTGAGGGCACTTGTGTCTGACCACAACTAGAGGCGTTTCCATGGGCATTACAGAGCAATGGGACCAAGTGGGGCCAGACCCGAAGACCTCTCACAtctgtgctgggctgccctcagctctgctggccTGAGGGTTAGTGCTCTATGGGGACGATGCTGGGGACGATGCAGGTCATGCCAACACTAAGTTACCACCGGGGGAAGCACAGGGAGGGCTCACAAAGGTGAGGATGCTGGGGGTGCCTCCTGTGCAAGCTGACAGCACGATGAGCCTGCGGCTGGACTGTTTGTTGTGTCGGGACGTTGTGTTGCACATTGAACAGAAATGCACAAGTCTTATTTTCGAGCTCCTGGCTGtgtggcttgttttttttgggggggatggggagggtcCCAATAAAGAGCCGGGGTTGTGTGGGTAGGCCCTGCTGCCAtcctgtcatggtttaataatcACAGCCGTGAGGTGTGATGGTGGCTCTGAGCAGACCCTTGTTTGTGGGCAGCACATGGAGGTTGTAAAGCTTGGACCTACGATGCCGGGGCTCCGTgttggggctctatggggctgtgggtcctccggccgccagggggcgctgtggcCGCTCCGGCTCCACGCTGTCCCCGTGCGGCCATGGCGGACGGGCCGGCCCCGAAGCGGCGGCGGGATGAGGCCGAGGCGGCCCCGGTCGGCTCCTCGTTCCCGTTGGGCTCCGTGCGGCTGCGGCGGCTGCTGCGGGACTCGGCGCGTGAGAAGGCGGCCTTCGTGCACGGCCAGGTACCGGGGGAGCCCCGTCCCGGGATggcgggggcggcggggtcCCTCCGTGCTAACGGCTGCGATGCTGCAGGTGGTCGGAGCGGCCGGGGAGGAGACGGACGCCGTGTTGATCCTGGAGAAAACGCCGTTCCAGGAGGAGAAGATcgaggagctgctgaggagaCACGGCAAAATGGAGCTGCAGATGAGCAACGACATCTACAGCACGTACCGCCTGCAGCCGCCCCCCGAGCTGAGCGGTGAGTGTTGGCACAGGGTTCCATTGCACAGCACGTTGTACCTGTACAGGTGGTGTTGTACAGCAGGCTTGAAACGAGGAGTTCCAGCCGTAGGatttcagctgctcctgctgtgctggcagtgatTGCAGTGTCCCACCAGGTGGCattgcagggctgggagctgagccctgcagctgccttgttgctgctgtgtctgtgttgGCATGAAGGCTGTGAACTCTTATCGTAGTTCTGCTGTTGGTGGAAGTttgtttattattgtttatCTCCAGCACAGAGACAGCGGGGGCATCGTTGCCTCCCACTCTGCTGCCTTGCAGAGCTGTGTCCCCGTGCCACTCCATACAGAACAGGTTGAGCTGGGGCT
This window contains:
- the TIRAP gene encoding toll/interleukin-1 receptor domain-containing adapter protein isoform X1, producing MRGFPALPSRPAGWFRRLLQKPRQSSIHTSSSSHSTASHSLPSSPSSSSSSSAWNSNSSSSTSTAQPDCPAPVDIISSSDARWVKRYDVCICHSEVDLEFVEELVSYLESQPQSLRCFLQLRDSVAGGAVVTELCEAVQNSHCWVMLITPSFLQDPWCRYQMHQALAEAPMAGGRTIPVLKDIDRKDYPKELRNLYYIYTALKENCFRRIRDTVLRYLEELCRSSTSGME
- the TIRAP gene encoding toll/interleukin-1 receptor domain-containing adapter protein isoform X2, whose protein sequence is MAGWFRRLLQKPRQSSIHTSSSSHSTASHSLPSSPSSSSSSSAWNSNSSSSTSTAQPDCPAPVDIISSSDARWVKRYDVCICHSEVDLEFVEELVSYLESQPQSLRCFLQLRDSVAGGAVVTELCEAVQNSHCWVMLITPSFLQDPWCRYQMHQALAEAPMAGGRTIPVLKDIDRKDYPKELRNLYYIYTALKENCFRRIRDTVLRYLEELCRSSTSGME